TGACAGGATAGGCTTACGAAAAAAACTCACCTGGGATGTCCCGTTGAACGGAATTGAAGGAACATCATCCATTCGTTTTCCCGATGATAAGGTAAATTACTGGTCCAAAACCACACTGCCGTGGATGTCTTTCGGTTATGAATCCAAAGTTCCACCCATCTATATGCTGATGTTCTACAACGGTATTGCCAACGGTGGAAAAATGATCAAGCCGTTTATCGCTAAAACATTGTTGAAAGACGGAAAAGTGGTGGAAGAGTATAAGGCGGAAGTGGTGAACGAAAAGATGTGTAAAGATAGCACCCTGATCCAAATCCAGGATATGCTGGTAGGGGTTATTGAGAACGGGACGGCGAAAGTTGTGAAATCGGACTATTTCCCTATTGCAGGAAAAACGGGAACAGCACAAATAGCCAGTGGTGGCGGATACAGCGATTATTACGTTTCGTTCTGCGGATACTTCCCCGCAGACGACCCAACCTATACGTGTTTCGTAGGTATCAGAAAACCTCGAGGAGTTCCGTCAGGCGGAGGACAAGCAGGTATGGTTTTCAAAAATATCGCGGAGCAGACGTATGTTAAGCGGACTCAGCTTGCCCCTGAACAAGCACGGATAGATTCTACCCTGCAGAAAATGCCGGCTATTAAAAGCGGAAGCTGGGGAAACAGTCAGGCGGTACTGTCGATGCTGAATTTCAAATCTTACGTTTCGGATTCCGCTTCCGACTGGGTGAAAGTAAAATACGACAGCGTTGCTTATCATCCACAGGCATTGGCGATAAATAAGAATTCGGTGCCAAATGTGTTGGGCATGGGTGCAAAAGATGCGGTTTACCTGCTCGAAAAATCAGGATTAAGGGTCAATCTGACCGGCTCGGGGAAAGTGGTTTCGCAATCGTTCACTCCGGAGAGCAAACTGATTAGAGGTACAACCATTAGCATAACGTTGCGGTAAAAAACAGATATTAATATGAAACTGAGTCAACTTACAGAAAGGTGTAAAATCGTGGCAATTCACGGGGAAGAGAATGTGGAAGTTGAAAGTATCACTTCCGATTCCCGCCAGGTGCAAAAAGGTTCGCTTTTTATCGCAGTGGAGGGTATCAATACCGATGGACACGATTATATTGCCAAGGCGATAGAACAGGATGTGTTGGTCGTGGTGTATGATAAGCCGATGTTTGAAGAGTATTTTTCGAGAGTTACGTACGTTCAGGTCGAAAATTCGGCCGTCGCTTTGGCGCAAATCGCTTCTGTCTGGTACGGGAACCCATCGGAGCAGTTGAAGCTGGTTGGTGTAACCGGAACGAACGGAAAGACAACCGTCGCTACATTACTGTACAGGATGTTTCGGACATTGGGGTATGGCGCAGGCTTGCTCTCAACCGTAACCAACTGTGTAAACGATGACAGTTACCCCACCACGCATACCACCCTTGACCCCATCACCCTAAACTCTTTTTTGAGGAAGATGGTTGATGCCGGTTGCGAATATGCCTTTATGGAAGTGAGTTCCCATGCCATTCATCAAAAACGGGTCTACGGACTGCGTTTCCAAGGGGGGATTTTCACCAACCTCACGCAGGACCACCTGGATTATCACAAGAACATGTTGGAGTATCGGAACGTGAAAAAAGCTTTTTTCGACGCTTTGCCCGAAACCGCTTTTGCCCTTACCAACTCGGATGATAAAAACGGAGGGGTGATGCTTCAAAATACAAAGGCCAAACGATATACTTATTCCGTAAAAGGATTGGCGGATTTTAAAGCACGGATTTTCGAGAAACATTTTGATGGGACCGAAATAGAAATTAACGGGAAACAGCTGATTGTACAGTTTGTGGGTGTTTTTAATGTGTATAACCTGCTGGCGGTTTATGGTGTATCTGTTTTGCTGGGAGAAGAACCGGAGGAGGTACTCAGGATATTAAGCGTTTTGAAACCTGTGGCCGGACGTTTCCAGACATTACGATCGCCCGGAAATTTTACCGCCATTGTAGACTATGCCCATACACCCGACGCTTTGACTAATGTTCTCAATGCTATCCACGAAGTGCTGGATCAGAAGGGCAATATAATAACGGTAGTAGGATGCGGCGGTAACCGAGACAGGACCAAACGTCCGTTAATGGCGCGTGAAGCGGTGGAGTTGAGCAACCGGGTAATCCTGACCTCCGATAATCCCCGGTTCGAAGAGCCGCAGGATATCATTGACGACATGGTAGCCGGTTTGGATGATGAGCAACGCCGCAGTGCACTTTCGATCGTGGATCGTCGTGAAGCGATAAAAACCGCTTGTGCACTGGCCAAGCCAGGTGATATTATTCTCGTTGCCGGAAAAGGACACGAAGACTACCAGGAAATTAAAGGCGTGAAGTATCATTTTGACGATAAAGAAGAGTTGGAAAAAATATTCCACACGTCACCATAACTCATAACTAAATATGCTGTACTATCTATTTCAATATTTGGACAAACTTGACTTCCCCGGAGCGGGAATGTTTCAGTTTGTTACGTTCCGGGCAGCACTCGCCGCCCTTGTTTCGTTGCTTTTCTCGGTAATTGTCGGTGCCAGGATCATTCGTAAACTACAAAAGAAGCAGATAGGGGAAACCATTCGCAACCTTGACCTGGAAGGACAATACAGCAAGCGGGGAACGCCAACTATGGGTGGTGTTATCATTATCCTCTCTATTTTGGTGTCGATATTGCTGATGGGTAAATTAGAGAATATCTATATCATTATAATGATAATAAGCACGATCTGGTTGGGTGCTTTAGGCTTTGCCGATGATTATATCAAGGTATTTAAAAAAGACAAGGAAGGGCTGAAAGGAAAAATCAAAGTCGTGGCACAAGTCGGTTTGGGTTTGATTGTAGGCTTGATGATGTACTGGAGCCCCGATATCGTTGCGCGTGAGAACACCGAAATCCGGGTGAATAATGTCATTGAACAGGTGCAGTATAAAGATCAGAATGTCAAGACCACAAAAACGACCATCCCTTTTGTGAAAAACAATAATTTTGATTATCGCTGGCTCGTTTCGTGGATGGGCGATTTTGCCGATGAAGCGGTCTGGGTTGTCTTTGTGCTTTCTGTAATTCTGATTGTTACGGCAGTTTCAAACAGTGCGAACTTGACGGACGGACTGGATGGCCTGGCCTCCGGATCGTCAGCGGTCATCGGTGTGGCGCTGGGAGTCCTGGCATACGTGTCCGGGCGTGTCGACTTTGCTTCATACCTGAACATCATGTACATCCCCGGAGGGGATGAACTGATGGTTTTTGCCGCTGCATTTGTGGGGGCTACTGTCGGTTTTCTCTGGTACAACGCCTATCCCGCCCAGGTTTTTATGGGCGATACGGGTAGCCTGACGTTAGGCGGGATTATCGGGGTTTTTGCCGTGCTTATCCATAAGGAGATGCTGCTTCCTATCTTGTGCGGGGTGTTTTTTGTAGAAGCCCTCTCTGTAAT
This portion of the Petrimonas sulfuriphila genome encodes:
- a CDS encoding UDP-N-acetylmuramoyl-L-alanyl-D-glutamate--2,6-diaminopimelate ligase — translated: MKLSQLTERCKIVAIHGEENVEVESITSDSRQVQKGSLFIAVEGINTDGHDYIAKAIEQDVLVVVYDKPMFEEYFSRVTYVQVENSAVALAQIASVWYGNPSEQLKLVGVTGTNGKTTVATLLYRMFRTLGYGAGLLSTVTNCVNDDSYPTTHTTLDPITLNSFLRKMVDAGCEYAFMEVSSHAIHQKRVYGLRFQGGIFTNLTQDHLDYHKNMLEYRNVKKAFFDALPETAFALTNSDDKNGGVMLQNTKAKRYTYSVKGLADFKARIFEKHFDGTEIEINGKQLIVQFVGVFNVYNLLAVYGVSVLLGEEPEEVLRILSVLKPVAGRFQTLRSPGNFTAIVDYAHTPDALTNVLNAIHEVLDQKGNIITVVGCGGNRDRTKRPLMAREAVELSNRVILTSDNPRFEEPQDIIDDMVAGLDDEQRRSALSIVDRREAIKTACALAKPGDIILVAGKGHEDYQEIKGVKYHFDDKEELEKIFHTSP
- a CDS encoding phospho-N-acetylmuramoyl-pentapeptide-transferase: MLYYLFQYLDKLDFPGAGMFQFVTFRAALAALVSLLFSVIVGARIIRKLQKKQIGETIRNLDLEGQYSKRGTPTMGGVIIILSILVSILLMGKLENIYIIIMIISTIWLGALGFADDYIKVFKKDKEGLKGKIKVVAQVGLGLIVGLMMYWSPDIVARENTEIRVNNVIEQVQYKDQNVKTTKTTIPFVKNNNFDYRWLVSWMGDFADEAVWVVFVLSVILIVTAVSNSANLTDGLDGLASGSSAVIGVALGVLAYVSGRVDFASYLNIMYIPGGDELMVFAAAFVGATVGFLWYNAYPAQVFMGDTGSLTLGGIIGVFAVLIHKEMLLPILCGVFFVEALSVILQVTYFKYTKKRSGIGKRVFKMSPLHHHFQKAGNAGIDALIQKPLIPITEPKIVSRFWLIGMILAVIAVATLKMR